From Halichoerus grypus chromosome 6, mHalGry1.hap1.1, whole genome shotgun sequence, one genomic window encodes:
- the PTMS gene encoding parathymosin: MKRKRPGKDDPTPGKPLPSGSAAFISGFPARGRQRLVGGSSAGAGAASRGPSDRGRSAPATARTALPPALRTAAALRVSAPDPPPPHPARLCRLFQRPSLLSGRRCRCRRRRRHRARFRPRPPSAVQGPSVPAPGPRLPASPGPGPGTMSEKSVEAAAELSAKDLKEKKEKVEEKASRKERKKEVVEEEENGAEEEEEETAEDGEEEDEGEEEDEEEEEDEDEGPALKRAAEEEDEADPKRQKTENGASA, encoded by the exons ATGAAGAGAAAAAGACCAGGCAAAGACGA CCCCACCCCTGGGAAGCCCCTCCCGTCGGGCAGCGCCGCCTTTATAAGCGGGTTCCCTGCCCGGGGGCGGCAGCGGCTGGTCGGCGGCAGCTCTGCTGGTGCGGGGGCGGCGAGCCGAGGACCGAGCGACCGCGGCCGGAGCGCGCCGGCCACCGCCCGCACCGCCCTTCCGCCCGCCCTCCGGACGGCCGCAGCCCTGCGGGTCTCCGCTCCagacccacccccgccccaccccgcgcgCCTCTGCCGCCTCTTCCAGAGACCCAGCTTGCTGAGCGGCCGCCGCTGCCgctgtcgccgccgccgccgccaccgcgcCAGGTTCCGGCCGCGGCCACCCTCCGCCGTCCAGGGCCCCTCCGTCCCGGCCCCGGGACCCCGGCTCCCCGccagccccggccccggccccggcacCATGTCGGAGAAGAGCGTGGAGGCAGCGGCCGAGTTGAGCGCCAAG GacctgaaggagaagaaagagaaggtggAGGAGAAGGCCAGCCGAAAAGAGCGAAAGAAAGAAGTGGTGGAG GAGGAAGAGAACGGagctgaggaggaagaagaagaaactgcTGAGGAcggagaggaggaggatgaaggggaagaagaag atgaggaagaagaagaagatgaggaCGAAGGGCCCGCGCTGAAGAGAGCTGCTGAAGAGGAG GATGAAGCGGATCCCAAGcggcagaagacagaaaatgGGGCATCGGCATGA